In Pseudomonas fluorescens, a genomic segment contains:
- a CDS encoding SDR family oxidoreductase — translation MSAPSVVIAGCGDVGSRLASQLLASEWEVHGLRRDISRLPDGVIGIAGDLFNKDCPDTWPIGGVDYLVYCAAATDHDEAGYRAAYVQGLQHVLEWLKDYGQEPKHLLFVSSSSVYGQQNGEWVDETSETQAKGYSGQVMLEAEQVALNSGIPASVVRLTGIYGPGREWLLTQVRQGYRVAIDPPLYGNRIHVDDAAGLLAFLLRHVEQGGSLEKIYIGVDDAPAPLAEVVGWLRDYLGVTEWADDASVRRAGSKQCSNARAKALGWAPVYPTYREGYAAILEGQR, via the coding sequence ATGTCTGCGCCTTCTGTTGTGATTGCCGGATGTGGCGATGTGGGGAGTCGGCTGGCCAGCCAACTGCTCGCCTCGGAATGGGAGGTTCATGGCCTGCGGCGTGATATTTCGCGCCTGCCCGATGGCGTGATTGGCATTGCCGGCGACCTGTTCAACAAGGATTGCCCTGACACCTGGCCAATCGGTGGGGTGGATTACCTGGTGTATTGCGCCGCCGCGACGGATCACGATGAGGCCGGTTATCGCGCCGCTTATGTGCAAGGGTTGCAGCACGTACTGGAGTGGCTGAAGGATTACGGCCAGGAGCCCAAGCATCTGTTGTTTGTATCCAGCAGCAGTGTGTATGGGCAGCAGAATGGCGAGTGGGTCGATGAAACCTCCGAGACCCAGGCGAAAGGCTATTCCGGGCAGGTGATGCTGGAAGCTGAGCAAGTGGCGCTGAACAGTGGTATCCCGGCGAGCGTCGTGCGGTTGACGGGGATCTATGGCCCGGGTCGTGAATGGCTGCTGACCCAAGTGCGCCAGGGTTATCGCGTGGCGATCGATCCGCCTTTATATGGCAACCGGATTCATGTCGATGACGCGGCGGGCCTGCTGGCCTTTTTGCTGCGGCATGTGGAGCAGGGCGGCTCGTTGGAGAAGATTTACATCGGTGTTGACGATGCGCCGGCGCCATTGGCGGAGGTGGTCGGTTGGTTGCGCGACTATTTGGGCGTGACCGAATGGGCCGACGACGCCAGTGTGCGCCGCGCGGGCAGCAAGCAATGCAGTAATGCGCGGGCCAAGGCGCTGGGCTGGGCGCCGGTCTATCCGACCTATCGCGAGGGGTATGCTGCGATTCTCGAAGGTCAGCGCTGA
- a CDS encoding RidA family protein yields MTKTVITSDKAPAAIGTYSQAIKAGNTVYMSGQIPLDPKTMELVEGFEAQTVQVFENLKSVAEAAGGSFKDIVKLNIFLTDLSHFAKVNEIMGKYFEQPYPARAAIGVAALPKGAQVEMDAILVIE; encoded by the coding sequence ATGACCAAGACTGTTATCACCAGCGATAAAGCCCCGGCCGCCATCGGCACTTACTCCCAGGCGATCAAGGCGGGCAACACCGTCTACATGTCCGGCCAAATCCCGCTGGACCCAAAGACCATGGAACTGGTTGAAGGCTTCGAAGCCCAGACCGTACAGGTCTTCGAAAACCTCAAGTCCGTCGCAGAAGCCGCGGGCGGTTCGTTCAAGGATATCGTCAAGCTGAACATCTTCCTCACCGACCTGAGCCACTTCGCCAAGGTCAACGAGATCATGGGCAAGTACTTCGAACAGCCCTACCCTGCTCGCGCCGCCATTGGCGTCGCAGCGCTGCCAAAAGGCGCGCAGGTTGAGATGGACGCGATCCTGGTCATCGAGTAA
- the spoT gene encoding bifunctional GTP diphosphokinase/guanosine-3',5'-bis pyrophosphate 3'-pyrophosphohydrolase translates to MPSIDALADRLSAYLGPDQVNLVRRAYFYAEQAHDGQRRRSGEAYVTHPLAVANILADMHMDHQSLMAAMLHDVIEDTGIAKEALSAQFGETVAELVDGVSKLTQMNFETKAEAQAENFQKMAMAMARDIRVILVKLADRLHNMRTLEVLSGEKRRRIAKETLEIYAPIANRLGMHAIRIEFEDLGFKAMHPMRSARIYQAVKRARGNRKEIVNKIEESLSHCLAIDEIEGEVSGRQKHIYGIYKKMRGKRRAFNEIMDVYAFRIIVDKVDTCYRVLGAVHNLYKPLPGRFKDYIAIPKANGYQSLHTTLFGMHGVPIEIQIRTREMEEMANNGIAAHWLYKSSGDEQPKGTHARARQWVKGVLEMQQRAGNSLEFIESVKIDLFPDEVYVFTPKGRIMELPKGSTAVDFAYAVHTDVGNSCIACRINRRLAPLSEPLQSGSTVEIVSAPGARPNPAWLNFVVTGKARTHIRHALKLQRRSESISLGERLLNKVLNGFDSALDKIPGERVQAMLHEYRQETIEDLLEDIGLGNRMAYVVARRLLGEGEQLPSPEGPLAIRGTEGLVLSYAKCCTPIPGDPIVGHLSAGKGMVVHLDNCRNISEIRHNPEKCIQLSWAKDVTGEFNVELRVELEHQRGLIALLASSVNAADGNIEKISMDERDGRISVVQLVVSVHDRVHLARVIKKLRALTGVIRITRMRA, encoded by the coding sequence TTGCCGAGCATAGACGCCCTCGCCGATCGCTTATCGGCCTACCTCGGCCCCGACCAGGTCAACCTGGTCCGCCGAGCGTATTTCTACGCCGAACAAGCCCACGACGGCCAACGCCGCCGGAGTGGCGAGGCGTATGTCACCCATCCTCTTGCGGTGGCAAATATTCTTGCCGACATGCACATGGACCATCAGAGCCTGATGGCCGCCATGCTCCATGACGTGATCGAAGACACCGGTATTGCCAAGGAAGCGCTCAGTGCGCAATTTGGCGAAACCGTGGCCGAACTGGTCGATGGGGTCAGCAAACTGACCCAGATGAACTTCGAGACCAAAGCCGAAGCCCAGGCGGAGAACTTCCAGAAGATGGCCATGGCCATGGCCCGGGATATCCGGGTGATCCTGGTCAAGCTGGCCGACCGGCTGCACAACATGCGCACGCTGGAAGTGCTGTCCGGCGAAAAACGCCGGCGCATCGCCAAGGAAACCCTGGAAATCTACGCGCCCATCGCCAACCGGCTGGGCATGCACGCCATTCGCATCGAATTCGAAGACCTCGGCTTCAAGGCCATGCACCCGATGCGTTCGGCGCGCATCTACCAGGCGGTCAAGCGTGCCCGGGGCAACCGCAAGGAAATCGTCAACAAGATCGAAGAATCCCTGAGCCATTGCCTGGCGATCGACGAGATCGAGGGCGAGGTCAGCGGCAGGCAGAAACACATCTACGGCATCTACAAGAAGATGCGCGGCAAGCGCCGGGCGTTCAACGAGATCATGGACGTGTACGCGTTCCGTATCATCGTGGACAAGGTCGATACCTGCTACCGCGTGCTGGGCGCTGTACATAATTTGTACAAGCCCCTGCCGGGCCGCTTCAAGGACTACATCGCGATTCCCAAGGCCAACGGCTATCAGTCGCTGCATACCACGCTGTTTGGTATGCACGGGGTGCCGATCGAGATCCAGATCCGCACTCGGGAAATGGAAGAAATGGCCAACAACGGCATCGCCGCCCATTGGCTGTACAAGTCCAGTGGCGACGAGCAGCCAAAAGGCACCCATGCCCGCGCGCGCCAGTGGGTAAAAGGCGTGCTGGAAATGCAGCAACGTGCCGGCAACTCCCTGGAATTCATTGAAAGCGTGAAGATCGACCTGTTCCCGGACGAGGTCTATGTGTTCACGCCCAAGGGCCGGATCATGGAGCTGCCCAAAGGCTCCACGGCCGTCGACTTCGCCTACGCGGTGCACACCGACGTCGGCAACAGCTGCATCGCCTGCCGCATCAACCGTCGCCTGGCCCCGCTGTCGGAACCGCTGCAAAGCGGCTCCACCGTGGAAATCGTCAGCGCGCCGGGCGCACGGCCAAACCCCGCGTGGCTCAACTTCGTGGTCACTGGCAAGGCGCGCACCCATATTCGCCATGCGCTGAAACTGCAGCGCCGCTCCGAGTCCATCAGCCTGGGCGAACGCCTGCTGAACAAGGTGCTCAATGGTTTCGACAGCGCCCTGGACAAGATCCCGGGTGAGCGTGTTCAAGCGATGCTCCACGAGTACCGCCAGGAAACCATCGAAGACCTGCTGGAAGATATCGGCCTGGGCAACCGCATGGCCTACGTAGTAGCCCGCCGCCTGCTCGGCGAAGGCGAACAGTTGCCGAGCCCGGAGGGTCCGCTGGCGATTCGCGGCACCGAGGGCCTGGTGCTCAGCTATGCCAAGTGCTGCACACCGATCCCGGGCGACCCGATTGTCGGCCACCTGTCGGCGGGCAAAGGCATGGTCGTGCACCTGGACAACTGCCGCAACATCAGCGAAATCCGCCACAACCCGGAAAAATGCATCCAGCTCTCCTGGGCCAAGGATGTCACCGGCGAGTTCAACGTCGAGCTTCGCGTGGAGCTTGAGCACCAGCGTGGCCTGATCGCCCTGCTGGCCAGCAGCGTCAATGCGGCCGACGGCAATATCGAGAAAATCAGCATGGACGAACGCGATGGCCGCATCAGCGTGGTCCAACTGGTGGTCAGCGTGCACGACCGCGTACACCTGGCCCGCGTGATCAAGAAACTGCGCGCCTTGACCGGCGTGATCCGCATCACCCGCATGCGTGCATAG
- the rpoZ gene encoding DNA-directed RNA polymerase subunit omega, producing the protein MARVTVEDCLEHVDNRFELVMLSTKRARQLATGGKEPLVQWENDKPTVVALREIAEGLMSYEFIANAEIVEDEPLFAAFEDESNEAV; encoded by the coding sequence ATGGCCCGCGTAACCGTTGAAGACTGCCTAGAACACGTGGATAACCGCTTTGAGCTGGTCATGCTCTCTACCAAGCGTGCCCGTCAACTGGCCACTGGCGGCAAAGAGCCCCTGGTCCAGTGGGAAAACGACAAGCCTACCGTTGTAGCCCTGCGTGAAATCGCTGAAGGCCTGATGAGCTACGAGTTCATCGCCAACGCTGAGATCGTTGAAGACGAACCGCTGTTTGCAGCGTTCGAGGACGAGTCCAACGAGGCCGTCTAA
- the gmk gene encoding guanylate kinase, translating into MTHSTGTLYIISAPSGAGKSSLVKALTDTNDQIRISVSHTTRAMRPGEVNGVHYHFVERTEFVKMIEHGDFLERAEVFGNLYGTSQSHLQQTLDEGHDLILEIDWQGAEQVRQLMPKARSIFILPPSLEALHQRLTNRGQDSDAIIEGRMREAVSEMSHYVDYDYLIINDDFAHALDDLKAIFRANQLQQKRQQQRFGKLLAELLG; encoded by the coding sequence ATGACCCATAGCACCGGCACCCTTTACATCATTTCCGCCCCTTCGGGCGCAGGCAAGAGCAGCCTGGTCAAGGCCCTGACCGACACCAACGATCAGATCCGCATCTCGGTCTCGCACACCACCCGCGCCATGCGCCCGGGTGAGGTGAACGGCGTGCATTATCACTTCGTCGAGCGCACCGAGTTCGTCAAGATGATCGAGCATGGCGACTTCCTCGAGCGCGCCGAAGTGTTCGGCAACCTCTACGGCACCTCGCAAAGCCACCTGCAGCAAACCCTGGACGAAGGCCACGACCTGATCCTGGAAATCGACTGGCAGGGCGCCGAGCAAGTGCGCCAACTGATGCCCAAGGCGCGCTCGATCTTCATCCTGCCGCCGTCTTTGGAAGCGTTGCACCAGCGCTTGACCAACCGTGGCCAGGACAGCGACGCGATCATCGAAGGCCGCATGCGGGAAGCCGTCAGCGAAATGAGCCACTACGTCGACTATGACTACCTGATCATCAACGACGATTTTGCTCACGCGCTGGACGACTTGAAGGCGATTTTCCGCGCCAATCAGCTCCAGCAAAAACGCCAACAGCAGCGTTTCGGCAAATTACTGGCCGAACTGCTCGGTTGA
- a CDS encoding YicC/YloC family endoribonuclease — MVHSMTAFARVEKAGAQGTLSWELRSVNSRYLEPHLRLPESFRDLEGAVREALRQGISRGKLECTLRFTEETTGKPLQVDRDRAAQLVAAAETIASLIQQPAALNPLEVLAWPGVLVADAVDPQALNAEALALFTQGLKELKAGREREGAELARLINERLTSIEEDVVTLRELVPQMLATQRQKVLDRFADMKADLDPVRLEQEMVLLAQKSDVAEELDRLSTHILEVRRVLKSGGAAGRRLDFLMQELNREANTLGSKAFDPRSTTAAVNLKVLIEQMREQVQNIE; from the coding sequence ATGGTGCACAGCATGACCGCCTTCGCCCGCGTCGAAAAAGCCGGCGCCCAAGGCACCCTGAGCTGGGAACTGCGCTCGGTCAACAGCCGCTACCTGGAACCGCACCTGCGCCTGCCGGAATCGTTCCGCGACCTCGAAGGCGCCGTACGTGAAGCCCTGCGCCAAGGCATCTCACGCGGCAAGCTGGAATGCACCCTGCGCTTTACCGAGGAAACCACCGGCAAGCCACTGCAGGTCGACCGCGACCGCGCCGCGCAACTGGTCGCGGCCGCCGAGACTATCGCCAGCCTGATCCAGCAGCCCGCGGCGCTGAACCCCCTGGAAGTGCTGGCCTGGCCCGGCGTGCTGGTGGCCGATGCCGTCGACCCGCAAGCCCTCAACGCCGAAGCCCTCGCCCTGTTCACTCAGGGCTTGAAGGAGCTCAAGGCCGGCCGCGAGCGCGAAGGCGCCGAACTGGCCCGCCTGATCAACGAGCGCCTGACCTCGATCGAGGAGGATGTGGTCACCCTGCGCGAGCTGGTGCCACAAATGCTGGCGACCCAGCGCCAGAAGGTCCTCGATCGCTTCGCCGACATGAAAGCCGACCTTGACCCGGTGCGCCTGGAGCAGGAAATGGTCCTGCTGGCGCAAAAAAGTGACGTCGCCGAAGAACTCGACCGCCTCAGCACCCACATCCTCGAAGTGCGCCGCGTGCTCAAGTCAGGCGGTGCCGCCGGTCGGCGCCTGGACTTCCTGATGCAGGAACTCAACCGCGAAGCCAATACACTGGGCTCCAAGGCGTTCGACCCACGCAGCACCACCGCTGCGGTCAACCTCAAAGTGTTGATCGAGCAGATGCGCGAACAAGTACAGAATATTGAGTAA
- the rph gene encoding ribonuclease PH codes for MKRPSGRVADQLRSIRITRNYTKHAEGSVLVEFGDTKVICTVSVENGVPRFLKGQGQGWLTAEYGMLPRATGERNQREASRGKQGGRTLEIQRLIGRSLRAALDMSKLGDVTLYVDCDVIQADGGTRTASITGAMVALVDALKVIKKRGGLKGGDPLKQMIAAVSVGMYQGEPVLDLDYLEDSAAETDLNVVMTSTGGFIEVQGTAEGAPFQPADLNAMLALAQKGMTEIFELQNAALAD; via the coding sequence ATGAAACGTCCAAGTGGTCGCGTTGCCGATCAGCTCCGCTCGATCCGCATCACCCGCAACTACACCAAACACGCCGAGGGATCCGTACTGGTCGAGTTTGGCGATACCAAGGTGATCTGCACCGTCAGTGTCGAAAACGGCGTGCCACGTTTCCTCAAGGGCCAGGGCCAGGGTTGGTTGACCGCCGAATACGGCATGCTGCCGCGCGCCACCGGCGAGCGTAACCAGCGTGAGGCCAGTCGTGGCAAGCAAGGCGGTCGTACCCTGGAGATCCAGCGCCTGATCGGTCGCTCCCTGCGTGCAGCGTTGGACATGTCCAAGCTGGGCGACGTGACCCTGTACGTCGATTGCGACGTGATCCAGGCCGACGGCGGTACTCGTACTGCGTCCATCACCGGCGCCATGGTCGCTCTGGTCGACGCGCTGAAAGTGATCAAGAAGCGTGGCGGCCTGAAAGGCGGCGATCCGCTCAAGCAGATGATCGCTGCCGTATCGGTGGGCATGTACCAGGGCGAGCCTGTGCTGGACCTGGACTACCTGGAAGACTCGGCCGCCGAGACCGACCTGAACGTGGTCATGACCAGCACCGGTGGTTTTATCGAAGTGCAGGGCACCGCTGAAGGCGCGCCATTCCAGCCGGCCGACCTGAATGCGATGCTGGCCCTGGCCCAGAAGGGCATGACTGAGATTTTCGAACTGCAGAACGCCGCACTGGCTGACTGA
- a CDS encoding DUF4870 domain-containing protein — protein sequence MSDSQLPVPAPSKEVRQWAMLCHFAAFLGLVFPFGSLLGPLILWQIKKDMDPLIDDQGKEALNFQITVAIAWLVCMVLGFVVIGFVLMLILVVAALVLTIIGGIKANNGTAYRYPWTWRLIK from the coding sequence ATGAGTGACAGCCAGTTGCCGGTTCCGGCACCGTCCAAGGAAGTTCGCCAGTGGGCGATGCTGTGTCACTTCGCGGCATTCCTGGGGTTGGTATTCCCCTTCGGCAGTCTCTTGGGGCCGCTGATCCTGTGGCAGATCAAGAAAGACATGGACCCGCTTATCGATGATCAGGGCAAGGAAGCGCTGAATTTCCAGATCACCGTGGCGATCGCCTGGCTGGTGTGCATGGTGCTGGGGTTCGTGGTGATCGGCTTTGTGCTGATGTTGATCCTGGTGGTTGCGGCACTGGTGCTGACAATTATTGGCGGGATCAAGGCCAACAATGGCACGGCTTACCGTTACCCGTGGACCTGGCGCCTGATCAAATAA
- a CDS encoding exodeoxyribonuclease III has protein sequence MRIISVNVNGIQAAVERGLLSWLQAQNADVICLQDTRASAFELDDPAFQLDGYFLYACDAEVPAQGGVALYSRLQPKAVISGLGFETADRYGRYLQADFDKVSIATLLLPSGQNGDEDLNQKFKLMDDFARYLDKQRRKRREYIYCGSLYVAQQKLDIKNWRDSQQSPGFLAPERAWMDEIVGNMGYVDALREVSREGDQYSWWPDNEQAEMLNLGWRFDYQLLTPGLRRFVRSARLPRQPRFSQHAPLIVDYDWTLTI, from the coding sequence ATGCGGATCATCAGTGTGAACGTTAATGGTATTCAGGCTGCAGTCGAGCGTGGTTTGCTCAGTTGGCTGCAAGCCCAGAATGCCGACGTCATCTGCCTGCAGGACACCCGCGCCTCCGCCTTTGAACTGGACGACCCAGCCTTCCAACTGGATGGCTACTTCCTTTATGCCTGCGATGCCGAAGTACCCGCCCAAGGTGGCGTGGCTTTGTACTCGCGGTTGCAACCCAAGGCGGTCATCAGCGGCCTCGGCTTCGAGACAGCCGACCGCTACGGGCGCTACCTGCAAGCCGATTTCGACAAGGTCAGTATCGCGACCTTGCTGCTTCCATCAGGGCAGAACGGCGATGAAGACTTGAACCAGAAGTTCAAGCTAATGGACGATTTCGCCCGTTACCTGGATAAACAGCGACGCAAACGTCGCGAGTACATTTATTGTGGCTCGTTGTACGTGGCGCAACAAAAGCTGGATATCAAGAACTGGCGCGACAGCCAGCAATCCCCTGGCTTCCTGGCGCCGGAACGGGCCTGGATGGACGAGATTGTCGGCAACATGGGCTATGTGGATGCCCTGCGCGAAGTCAGCCGCGAAGGCGACCAGTACAGCTGGTGGCCAGACAATGAACAGGCTGAGATGCTCAACCTGGGCTGGCGCTTCGACTACCAGTTGCTGACCCCAGGCCTGCGTCGGTTCGTACGCAGCGCACGCCTGCCGCGCCAGCCACGCTTCTCGCAGCACGCGCCACTGATCGTGGACTACGACTGGACACTGACCATTTGA
- the pyrE gene encoding orotate phosphoribosyltransferase: MQAYQRDFIRFAIDRGVLRFGEFTLKSGRTSPYFFNAGLFNSGSALAQLGRFYAAAIVESGISFDVLFGPAYKGIPLAAATAVALAEHHGRDLPWCFNRKEAKAHGEGGSLVGAPLTGDVLIIDDVITAGTAIREVMQIIASQDGAKAAGVLIALNRQERGNGELSAIQEVERDFGIPVVSIVSLNQVLQFLEDDPQLKQHLPAVRAYREQFGVQ, encoded by the coding sequence ATGCAGGCGTATCAACGCGATTTCATTCGTTTTGCCATCGATCGCGGGGTTTTGCGCTTCGGTGAGTTCACCCTCAAGTCCGGGCGCACCAGCCCGTACTTCTTCAATGCAGGCTTGTTCAACTCGGGTTCGGCCCTGGCCCAACTGGGTCGTTTCTACGCGGCAGCCATTGTTGAAAGCGGTATTTCCTTCGATGTCTTGTTTGGTCCGGCCTACAAGGGCATTCCCCTGGCCGCCGCGACTGCCGTGGCGTTGGCTGAGCATCACGGGCGGGATCTGCCGTGGTGCTTCAACCGCAAGGAAGCCAAGGCCCATGGCGAAGGCGGCAGCCTGGTGGGTGCGCCGCTGACTGGCGATGTGCTGATTATCGACGATGTGATCACCGCCGGTACCGCCATCCGTGAAGTGATGCAGATCATCGCCTCCCAGGACGGCGCCAAGGCTGCCGGTGTGTTGATCGCACTGAACCGCCAGGAGCGTGGCAACGGTGAATTGTCGGCGATCCAGGAAGTGGAGCGCGATTTCGGCATCCCGGTGGTGAGTATCGTGTCGTTGAACCAGGTGTTGCAGTTCCTGGAAGACGATCCGCAGCTCAAGCAGCACTTGCCGGCAGTGCGCGCGTACCGCGAGCAGTTCGGCGTCCAGTAA
- the argB gene encoding acetylglutamate kinase, protein MTLEREAAANTAKVLSEALPYIRRYVGKTLVIKYGGNAMESDELKTGFARDIVLMKAVGINPVVVHGGGPQIGDLLKRLSIESHFIDGMRVTDAQTMDVVEMVLGGQVNKDIVNLINRHGGSAIGLTGKDAELIRAKKLTVTRQTPEMTQPEIIDIGQVGEVIGINTDLLNLLVKGDFIPVIAPIGVGTNGESYNINADLVAGKVAEALKAEKLMLLTNIAGLMDKEGKVLTGLTTQQVDALIADGTIYGGMLPKIRCALEAVQGGVGSSLILDGRVPNAILLEIFTDTGVGTLISNRKRP, encoded by the coding sequence ATGACCCTCGAACGCGAAGCCGCTGCCAACACCGCCAAGGTCCTGTCCGAAGCGCTGCCCTACATTCGACGCTACGTCGGCAAGACGCTGGTGATCAAGTACGGCGGCAATGCCATGGAAAGCGACGAGCTGAAAACCGGCTTTGCCCGCGACATCGTGTTGATGAAAGCCGTAGGGATCAACCCGGTGGTAGTCCACGGTGGCGGCCCGCAGATCGGCGACCTGCTCAAGCGCTTGTCGATCGAGAGTCACTTCATCGATGGCATGCGCGTGACTGACGCACAGACCATGGACGTGGTGGAAATGGTCCTCGGCGGCCAAGTGAACAAGGACATTGTCAACCTGATCAACCGCCACGGCGGCAGCGCCATCGGCCTGACCGGCAAAGACGCGGAGCTGATCCGCGCGAAAAAACTGACCGTTACCCGTCAGACGCCGGAGATGACCCAGCCGGAAATCATCGACATTGGCCAGGTAGGCGAAGTGATCGGCATCAACACCGATCTGCTGAACCTGCTGGTCAAGGGCGACTTCATCCCGGTGATCGCGCCAATTGGCGTGGGCACCAATGGCGAGTCCTACAACATCAACGCCGATCTGGTGGCGGGCAAGGTGGCTGAAGCACTGAAGGCTGAAAAGCTGATGCTGCTGACCAATATTGCTGGCCTGATGGACAAGGAAGGCAAGGTGCTGACCGGCCTGACCACCCAACAGGTGGACGCGCTGATCGCCGACGGCACGATCTACGGCGGCATGCTGCCGAAGATCCGTTGCGCGCTGGAAGCGGTGCAGGGCGGCGTGGGCAGTTCGCTGATCCTGGACGGCCGGGTGCCGAATGCGATCCTGCTGGAAATCTTCACCGACACCGGTGTAGGTACGCTGATCAGCAACCGCAAGCGTCCTTAA
- the dut gene encoding dUTP diphosphatase yields the protein MHALQAKILDPRIGSEFPLPAYATPGSAGLDLRAMLKEDTVLEPGQTLLIPTGLSIYVGDPGLAALILPRSGLGHKHGIVLGNLVGLIDSDYQGELMVSCWNRGQTAFNIAVGERIAQLVLVPVVQAHFELVQEFDETQRGAGGFGHSGSH from the coding sequence ATGCACGCTTTGCAAGCCAAGATTCTCGACCCTCGCATCGGCAGCGAATTCCCACTGCCGGCCTACGCCACCCCGGGCTCCGCCGGCCTGGACCTGCGCGCCATGCTCAAGGAAGACACTGTCCTCGAGCCAGGCCAGACCCTGTTGATTCCTACCGGCCTGTCGATCTATGTCGGTGACCCTGGCCTGGCCGCACTGATCCTGCCGCGCTCCGGCCTGGGTCACAAACATGGCATCGTGTTGGGCAACCTGGTCGGCCTGATCGACTCGGACTACCAGGGTGAGTTGATGGTGTCGTGCTGGAATCGTGGCCAGACCGCGTTCAATATCGCGGTCGGCGAGCGCATTGCGCAGCTGGTGCTGGTGCCGGTGGTGCAGGCGCACTTCGAGCTGGTACAGGAATTCGACGAAACCCAACGTGGCGCAGGTGGTTTTGGGCACTCCGGCAGTCACTGA
- the coaBC gene encoding bifunctional phosphopantothenoylcysteine decarboxylase/phosphopantothenate--cysteine ligase CoaBC, producing the protein MQRLYRKRIVLGVGGGIAAYKSAELVRRLLDQGAEVRVVMTRGGSEFITPLTMQALSGHPVHLDLLDPAAEAAMGHIELAKWADLVLIAPATADLIARLAQGIADDLLTTLVLATDATVAIAPAMNQAMWRDPATQANTQLLQSRGLKVFGPASGSQACGDVGMGRMLEATDLALCAAECFQHLALTGKHVLITAGPTQENIDPVRYITNHSSGKMGFALAEAAVEAGARVTLITGPVHLPTPDRVTRIDVVSARDMLAACEAAIPCDLFIASAAVADYRPEVVAPQKLKKDPTSGDGLLLQMVRNPDILATIATRADRPFSVGFAAETEHLLDYAARKLKDKNLDLIVANDVANPSIGFNSEENACSVIDRELHATLFAQTSKGKIARQLISFIAQRLNQV; encoded by the coding sequence ATGCAGCGTCTGTATCGGAAACGCATCGTTCTCGGCGTCGGCGGCGGCATTGCCGCCTACAAGAGCGCAGAGCTGGTTCGCAGGCTCCTTGACCAGGGCGCCGAAGTGCGCGTGGTCATGACCCGCGGTGGCAGTGAGTTCATCACCCCACTGACCATGCAGGCCTTGTCCGGCCACCCGGTTCACCTGGACCTGCTGGACCCGGCAGCCGAAGCCGCCATGGGCCATATCGAGCTGGCCAAATGGGCCGACCTGGTACTGATCGCCCCGGCCACCGCCGACCTGATCGCCCGCCTGGCCCAGGGCATCGCCGATGACCTGCTCACCACCCTGGTACTGGCTACCGACGCCACCGTCGCCATCGCCCCGGCCATGAACCAGGCCATGTGGCGCGACCCGGCCACCCAGGCCAATACCCAACTCCTGCAAAGCCGTGGCCTCAAGGTGTTCGGCCCGGCCTCCGGCAGCCAGGCCTGCGGCGACGTGGGCATGGGCCGCATGCTCGAAGCCACCGACCTGGCGCTGTGCGCCGCCGAGTGCTTCCAGCACCTGGCCCTGACCGGCAAGCACGTGCTGATCACCGCCGGCCCGACCCAGGAAAACATCGACCCGGTGCGCTACATCACCAACCATAGCTCAGGAAAAATGGGCTTTGCCCTGGCCGAAGCCGCGGTTGAGGCAGGCGCGCGCGTCACCTTGATCACCGGTCCGGTGCATTTGCCAACGCCCGACAGAGTCACCCGAATCGACGTAGTCAGCGCCCGGGACATGCTGGCAGCCTGTGAAGCGGCGATTCCCTGCGACCTGTTTATCGCCTCGGCAGCAGTTGCGGACTACCGACCGGAAGTAGTCGCCCCGCAAAAGCTCAAGAAGGACCCTACAAGCGGCGACGGCCTGCTCCTGCAAATGGTACGCAACCCGGACATCCTGGCCACCATCGCCACCCGTGCGGATCGCCCATTCAGTGTCGGTTTCGCCGCCGAGACCGAGCACCTGCTGGACTACGCCGCACGCAAATTGAAAGATAAAAACCTCGACCTGATCGTCGCCAATGATGTCGCCAACCCAAGCATCGGCTTCAACAGCGAGGAAAACGCCTGCAGCGTGATCGACCGCGAGCTGCACGCCACCCTTTTCGCCCAGACCAGCAAAGGCAAGATTGCCCGCCAACTGATCTCTTTTATCGCCCAACGGCTGAACCAGGTTTAA